The Pan troglodytes isolate AG18354 chromosome 1, NHGRI_mPanTro3-v2.0_pri, whole genome shotgun sequence genome includes a region encoding these proteins:
- the AMIGO1 gene encoding amphoterin-induced protein 1, which produces MHPHRDPRGLWLLLPSLSLLLFEVARAGRAVVSCPAACLCASNILSCSKQQLPNVPHSLPSYTALLDLSHNNLSRLRAEWTPTRLTQLHSLLLSHNHLNFISSEAFSPVPNLRYLDLSSNQLRTLDEFLFSDLQVLEVLLLYNNHIMAVDRCAFDDMAQLQKLYLSQNQISRFPLELVKEGAKLPKLTLLDLSSNKLKNLPLPDLQKLPAWIKNGLYLHNNPLNCDCELYQLFSHWQYRQLSSVMDFQEDLYCMNSKKLHNVFNLSFLNCGEYKERAWEAHLGDTLIIKCDTKQQGMTKVWVTPSNERVLDEVTNGTVSVSKDGSLLFQQVQVEDGGVYTCYAMGETFNETLSVELKVHNFTLHGHHDTLNTAYTTLVGCILSVVLVLIYLYLTPCRCWCRGVEKPSSHQGDSLSSSMLSTTPNHDPMAGGDKDDGFDRRVAFLEPAGPGQGQNGKLKPGNTLPVPEATGKGQRRMSDPESVSSVFSDTPIVV; this is translated from the coding sequence ATGCACCCCCACCGTGACCCGAGAGGCCTCTGGCTCCTGCTGCCGTCCTTGTCCCTGCTGCTTTTTGAGGTGGCCAGAGCTGGCCGAGCCGTGGTTAGCTGTCCTGCCGCCTGCTTGTGCGCCAGCAACATCCTGAGCTGCTCCAAGCAGCAGCTGCCCAATGTGCCCCATTCCTTGCCCAGTTACACAGCACTACTGGACCTCAGTCACAACAACCTGAGCCGCCTGCGGGCCGAGTGGACCCCCACGCGCCTGACCCAACTGCACTCCCTGCTGCTGAGCCACAACCACCTGAACTTCATCTCCTCTGAGGCCTTTTCCCCGGTACCCAACCTGCGCTACCTGGACCTCTCCTCCAACCAGCTGCGTACACTGGATGAGTTCCTGTTCAGTGACCTGCAAGTACTGGAGGTGCTGCTGCTCTACAATAACCACATCATGGCGGTGGACCGGTGCGCCTTCGATGACATGGCCCAGCTGCAGAAACTCTACTTGAGCCAGAACCAGATCTCTCGCTTCCCTCTGGAACTGGTCAAGGAAGGAGCCAAGCTACCCAAACTAACGCTCCTGGATCTCTCTTCTAACAAGCTGAAGAACTTGCCATTGCCTGACCTGCAGAAGCTGCCGGCCTGGATCAAGAATGGGCTGTACCTACATAACAACCCCCTGAACTGCGACTGTGAGCTCTACCAGCTGTTTTCACACTGGCAGTATCGGCAGCTGAGCTCCGTGATGGACTTTCAAGAGGATCTGTACTGCATGAACTCCAAGAAGCTGCACAATGTCTTCAACCTGAGTTTCCTCAACTGTGGCGAGTACAAGGAGCGTGCCTGGGAGGCCCACCTGGGTGACACCTTGATCATCAAGTGTGACACCAAGCAGCAAGGGATGACCAAGGTGTGGGTGACACCAAGTAATGAACGGGTGCTAGATGAGGTGACCAATGGCACAGTGAGTGTGTCTAAGGATGGCAGTCTTCTTTTCCAGCAGGTGCAGGTCGAGGACGGTGGTGTGTATACCTGCTATGCCATGGGAGAGACTTTCAATGAGACACTGTCTGTGGAATTGAAAGTGCACAATTTCACCTTGCACGGACACCATGACACCCTCAACACAGCCTATACCACCCTAGTGGGCTGTATCCTTAGTGTGGTCCTGGTCCTCATATACCTATACCTCACCCCTTGCCGCTGCTGGTGCCGGGGTGTAGAGAAGCCTTCCAGCCATCAAGGAGACAGCCTCAGCTCTTCCATGCTTAGTACCACACCCAACCATGATCCTATGGCTGGTGGGGACAAAGATGATGGTTTTGACCGGCGGGTGGCTTTCCTGGAACCTGCTGGACCTGGGCAGGGTCAAAACGGCAAGCTCAAGCCAGGCAACACCCTGCCAGTGCCTGAGGCCACAGGCAAGGGCCAACGGAGGATGTCGGATCCAGAATCAGTCAGCTCGGTCTTCTCTGATACGCCCATTGTGGTGTGA
- the CYB561D1 gene encoding probable transmembrane reductase CYB561D1 isoform X2 produces the protein MQPLEVGLVPAPAGEPRLTRWLRRGSGILAHLVALGFTIFLTALSRPGTSLFSWHPVFMALAFCLCMAEAILLFSPEHSLFFFCSRKARIRLHWAGQTLAILCAGLGLGFIISSRTRSELPHLVSWHSWVGALTLLATAVQALCGLCLLCPRAARVSRVARLKLYHLTCGLVVYLMATVTVLLGMYSVWFQAQIKGAAWYLCLALPVYPALVIMHQISRSYLPRKKMEM, from the exons ATGCAGCCCCTGGAGGTAGGTCTGGTTCCCGCTCCAGCTGGGGAGCCGAGACTGACCCGCTGGCTGCGGAGAGGCAGTGGGATCTTGGCGCACCTGGTAGCTTTGGGCTTCACCATCTTTCTGACAGCGCTGTCCCGGCCAGGAACCA GTCTTTTCTCCTGGCACCCTGTATTCATGGCCTTGGCG TTCTGCCTCTGCATGGCTGAAGCCATCCTACTCTTCTCACCTGAACACTCCCTGTTCTTCTTCTGCTCCCGAAAAGCACGGATCCGGCTCCACTGGGCAGGGCAGACCCTAGCCATCCTCTGTGCAGGTCTGGGCCTGGGCTTCATCATCTCCAGCAGGACCCGCAGTGAGCTGCCTCATCTGGTGTCCTGGCACAGCTGGGTGGGAGCCCTGACACTGCTGGCCACTGCTGTCCAGGCACTGTGTGGGCTCTGCCTCCTTTGTCCCCGGGCAGCCAGGGTCTCAAGGGTGGCTCGCCTCAAGCTCTACCATCTGACGTGTGGACTGGTGGTCTACCTGATGGCTACAGTAACGGTGCTTCTGGGCATGTACTCAGTATGGTTCCAGGCCCAGATCAAAGGTGCAGCCTGGTACCTGTGCCTGGCACTGCCCGTCTATCCAGCCCTGGTGATCATGCACCAGATTTCCAGATCCTACTTGCcgaggaagaaaatggaaatgtga
- the CYB561D1 gene encoding probable transmembrane reductase CYB561D1 isoform X4, producing the protein MALAFCLCMAEAILLFSPEHSLFFFCSRKARIRLHWAGQTLAILCAGLGLGFIISSRTRSELPHLVSWHSWVGALTLLATAVQALCGLCLLCPRAARVSRVARLKLYHLTCGLVVYLMATVTVLLGMYSVWFQAQIKGAAWYLCLALPVYPALVIMHQISRSYLPRKKMEM; encoded by the exons ATGGCCTTGGCG TTCTGCCTCTGCATGGCTGAAGCCATCCTACTCTTCTCACCTGAACACTCCCTGTTCTTCTTCTGCTCCCGAAAAGCACGGATCCGGCTCCACTGGGCAGGGCAGACCCTAGCCATCCTCTGTGCAGGTCTGGGCCTGGGCTTCATCATCTCCAGCAGGACCCGCAGTGAGCTGCCTCATCTGGTGTCCTGGCACAGCTGGGTGGGAGCCCTGACACTGCTGGCCACTGCTGTCCAGGCACTGTGTGGGCTCTGCCTCCTTTGTCCCCGGGCAGCCAGGGTCTCAAGGGTGGCTCGCCTCAAGCTCTACCATCTGACGTGTGGACTGGTGGTCTACCTGATGGCTACAGTAACGGTGCTTCTGGGCATGTACTCAGTATGGTTCCAGGCCCAGATCAAAGGTGCAGCCTGGTACCTGTGCCTGGCACTGCCCGTCTATCCAGCCCTGGTGATCATGCACCAGATTTCCAGATCCTACTTGCcgaggaagaaaatggaaatgtga
- the CYB561D1 gene encoding probable transmembrane reductase CYB561D1 isoform X7, whose product MQPLEVGLVPAPAGEPRLTRWLRRGSGILAHLVALGFTIFLTALSRPGTKTGPLMEDRSEGGRARWVMPEIPALWEADAGGSLEFCLCMAEAILLFSPEHSLFFFCSRKARIRLHWAGQTLAILCAGLGLGFIISSRTRSELPHLVSWHSWVGALTLLATAVQALCGLCLLCPRAARVSRVARLKLYHLTCGLVVYLMATVTVLLGMYSVWFQAQIKGAAWYLCLALPVYPALVIMHQISRSYLPRKKMEM is encoded by the exons ATGCAGCCCCTGGAGGTAGGTCTGGTTCCCGCTCCAGCTGGGGAGCCGAGACTGACCCGCTGGCTGCGGAGAGGCAGTGGGATCTTGGCGCACCTGGTAGCTTTGGGCTTCACCATCTTTCTGACAGCGCTGTCCCGGCCAGGAACCA AAACAGGTCCCCTGATGGAGGATAGAAGtgaaggaggccgggcgcggtgggtcatgcctgaaatcccagcactttgggaggccgacgcgggtggatcacttgag TTCTGCCTCTGCATGGCTGAAGCCATCCTACTCTTCTCACCTGAACACTCCCTGTTCTTCTTCTGCTCCCGAAAAGCACGGATCCGGCTCCACTGGGCAGGGCAGACCCTAGCCATCCTCTGTGCAGGTCTGGGCCTGGGCTTCATCATCTCCAGCAGGACCCGCAGTGAGCTGCCTCATCTGGTGTCCTGGCACAGCTGGGTGGGAGCCCTGACACTGCTGGCCACTGCTGTCCAGGCACTGTGTGGGCTCTGCCTCCTTTGTCCCCGGGCAGCCAGGGTCTCAAGGGTGGCTCGCCTCAAGCTCTACCATCTGACGTGTGGACTGGTGGTCTACCTGATGGCTACAGTAACGGTGCTTCTGGGCATGTACTCAGTATGGTTCCAGGCCCAGATCAAAGGTGCAGCCTGGTACCTGTGCCTGGCACTGCCCGTCTATCCAGCCCTGGTGATCATGCACCAGATTTCCAGATCCTACTTGCcgaggaagaaaatggaaatgtga
- the CYB561D1 gene encoding probable transmembrane reductase CYB561D1 isoform X1 yields MKVGWELFGPLLPPGSRGSGPLRGTRVSPPAPRGRCGPLRRTAGGVPGEEPLLQPPPPPRSQTRKTCSGSWSVRARGPRPCSPWRSFLLAPCIHGLGGCMRAPPFSQASKPDMRLTGSLLCSQFCLCMAEAILLFSPEHSLFFFCSRKARIRLHWAGQTLAILCAGLGLGFIISSRTRSELPHLVSWHSWVGALTLLATAVQALCGLCLLCPRAARVSRVARLKLYHLTCGLVVYLMATVTVLLGMYSVWFQAQIKGAAWYLCLALPVYPALVIMHQISRSYLPRKKMEM; encoded by the exons atGAAGGTGGGCTGGGAACTGTTCGGTCCCCTTCTGCCTCCGGGCTCTCGCGGGAGCGGGCCTCTCCGGGGCACTCGCGTTTCCCCCCCAGCCCCCAGAGGGCGCTGTGGGCCACTCCGCCGCACTGCCGGCGGCGTCCCCGGGGAGGAGCCTCTCCTGCAGCCGCCACCGCCTCCGCGATCGCAAACCCGGAAGACGTGTTCGGGCAGCTGGAGTGTACGGGCCCGCGGGCCACGGCCATGCAGCCCCTGGAG GTCTTTTCTCCTGGCACCCTGTATTCATGGCCTTGGCG GATGTATGAGAGCACCTCCTTTTTCTCAGGCCTCGAAGCCAGACATGAGGCTTACTGGCTCTCTCCTATGTTCACAGTTCTGCCTCTGCATGGCTGAAGCCATCCTACTCTTCTCACCTGAACACTCCCTGTTCTTCTTCTGCTCCCGAAAAGCACGGATCCGGCTCCACTGGGCAGGGCAGACCCTAGCCATCCTCTGTGCAGGTCTGGGCCTGGGCTTCATCATCTCCAGCAGGACCCGCAGTGAGCTGCCTCATCTGGTGTCCTGGCACAGCTGGGTGGGAGCCCTGACACTGCTGGCCACTGCTGTCCAGGCACTGTGTGGGCTCTGCCTCCTTTGTCCCCGGGCAGCCAGGGTCTCAAGGGTGGCTCGCCTCAAGCTCTACCATCTGACGTGTGGACTGGTGGTCTACCTGATGGCTACAGTAACGGTGCTTCTGGGCATGTACTCAGTATGGTTCCAGGCCCAGATCAAAGGTGCAGCCTGGTACCTGTGCCTGGCACTGCCCGTCTATCCAGCCCTGGTGATCATGCACCAGATTTCCAGATCCTACTTGCcgaggaagaaaatggaaatgtga
- the CYB561D1 gene encoding probable transmembrane reductase CYB561D1 isoform X5: MAEAILLFSPEHSLFFFCSRKARIRLHWAGQTLAILCAGLGLGFIISSRTRSELPHLVSWHSWVGALTLLATAVQALCGLCLLCPRAARVSRVARLKLYHLTCGLVVYLMATVTVLLGMYSVWFQAQIKGAAWYLCLALPVYPALVIMHQISRSYLPRKKMEM, from the coding sequence ATGGCTGAAGCCATCCTACTCTTCTCACCTGAACACTCCCTGTTCTTCTTCTGCTCCCGAAAAGCACGGATCCGGCTCCACTGGGCAGGGCAGACCCTAGCCATCCTCTGTGCAGGTCTGGGCCTGGGCTTCATCATCTCCAGCAGGACCCGCAGTGAGCTGCCTCATCTGGTGTCCTGGCACAGCTGGGTGGGAGCCCTGACACTGCTGGCCACTGCTGTCCAGGCACTGTGTGGGCTCTGCCTCCTTTGTCCCCGGGCAGCCAGGGTCTCAAGGGTGGCTCGCCTCAAGCTCTACCATCTGACGTGTGGACTGGTGGTCTACCTGATGGCTACAGTAACGGTGCTTCTGGGCATGTACTCAGTATGGTTCCAGGCCCAGATCAAAGGTGCAGCCTGGTACCTGTGCCTGGCACTGCCCGTCTATCCAGCCCTGGTGATCATGCACCAGATTTCCAGATCCTACTTGCcgaggaagaaaatggaaatgtga
- the CYB561D1 gene encoding probable transmembrane reductase CYB561D1 isoform X3, which yields MRAPPFSQASKPDMRLTGSLLCSQFCLCMAEAILLFSPEHSLFFFCSRKARIRLHWAGQTLAILCAGLGLGFIISSRTRSELPHLVSWHSWVGALTLLATAVQALCGLCLLCPRAARVSRVARLKLYHLTCGLVVYLMATVTVLLGMYSVWFQAQIKGAAWYLCLALPVYPALVIMHQISRSYLPRKKMEM from the coding sequence ATGAGAGCACCTCCTTTTTCTCAGGCCTCGAAGCCAGACATGAGGCTTACTGGCTCTCTCCTATGTTCACAGTTCTGCCTCTGCATGGCTGAAGCCATCCTACTCTTCTCACCTGAACACTCCCTGTTCTTCTTCTGCTCCCGAAAAGCACGGATCCGGCTCCACTGGGCAGGGCAGACCCTAGCCATCCTCTGTGCAGGTCTGGGCCTGGGCTTCATCATCTCCAGCAGGACCCGCAGTGAGCTGCCTCATCTGGTGTCCTGGCACAGCTGGGTGGGAGCCCTGACACTGCTGGCCACTGCTGTCCAGGCACTGTGTGGGCTCTGCCTCCTTTGTCCCCGGGCAGCCAGGGTCTCAAGGGTGGCTCGCCTCAAGCTCTACCATCTGACGTGTGGACTGGTGGTCTACCTGATGGCTACAGTAACGGTGCTTCTGGGCATGTACTCAGTATGGTTCCAGGCCCAGATCAAAGGTGCAGCCTGGTACCTGTGCCTGGCACTGCCCGTCTATCCAGCCCTGGTGATCATGCACCAGATTTCCAGATCCTACTTGCcgaggaagaaaatggaaatgtga
- the CYB561D1 gene encoding uncharacterized protein CYB561D1 isoform X6 produces the protein MQPLEVGLVPAPAGEPRLTRWLRRGSGILAHLVALGFTIFLTALSRPGTKTGPLMEDRSEGGRARWVMPEIPALWEADAGGSLEVFSPGTLYSWPWRMYESTSFFSGLEARHEAYWLSPMFTVLPLHG, from the exons ATGCAGCCCCTGGAGGTAGGTCTGGTTCCCGCTCCAGCTGGGGAGCCGAGACTGACCCGCTGGCTGCGGAGAGGCAGTGGGATCTTGGCGCACCTGGTAGCTTTGGGCTTCACCATCTTTCTGACAGCGCTGTCCCGGCCAGGAACCA AAACAGGTCCCCTGATGGAGGATAGAAGtgaaggaggccgggcgcggtgggtcatgcctgaaatcccagcactttgggaggccgacgcgggtggatcacttgag GTCTTTTCTCCTGGCACCCTGTATTCATGGCCTTGGCG GATGTATGAGAGCACCTCCTTTTTCTCAGGCCTCGAAGCCAGACATGAGGCTTACTGGCTCTCTCCTATGTTCACAGTTCTGCCTCTGCATGGCTGA